Genomic window (Candidatus Schekmanbacteria bacterium RIFCSPLOWO2_02_FULL_38_14):
CCTTTATGTGCCGTGAGGCAGGGGGGGCTGCTGTTGATGAAACAGGAAAACCAATCCTTGAAATCCAGCCTCAGAAACACCACCAGAGAACAGCTCTCTATGTCGGCTCAAAACCGCTTGTTGAAGAAGTAGTAAAGCTGTTGAAAAAATAAGGCACAGGCAGGTGGGAATCGTTACGAGCCTTTGGCTCACAGAGGGACATGAAAATAGTCAGGTGGGACCTGCCGGCAGGCAGGCGCCTGTCCTATGGAATTTTCGGGTCATTGACTAAGAAACCTCTGTGGCAAGCCACATGGAATTCTCAAGTCAAATAGTTTTGGAGAACAATCTTTTACCTCTTCAATCCTTTATTGAACTGATGTCCATCAGGTATAAAGTCAGTGTCCGAGTACCCTGAGGGGCATTGCGGCTTGAAGAAAACATCATTGTTTTCCCGTCAGGAGAAATAGAAGGGAACCCGTCAAAAGCATCACTATATGTAAGGCGGGTCTGCTTTCCTGTCTCCATATTCATCATGAATATCTCAAAGTTTGGACCGGGATGGGTCTTTGCAGGCAATACTTTAACAAAAGCAAACTGTTTCCCGTCCGGGTGCGGATAGGGTGCCCAGTTTGTTCCTTCTTCTTTGGTAATCTGCTTCAAGTCAGTGCCGTTGTCTTTAATAGTAAAAATCTGCATTGGCTTGGAGCGCTTTCCATCGTCTTCAATTTTCCATGCGCGGTAAAGTATTGTTTTTGAATCAGACATATAACCAGCGCCTCCCTCCTGCCAGTCAGGAGTTTTGGTAATCTGTGTTTCTCCAGTACCATCAGACTTCATCTTCCAGAGGTCCATTTTTCCGTCAATCTGCCTGCCAAACAGAATCCACTTGCCATCAGGAGAAACTGTTACTTCAGCATCGTAGTATTTGTTGTTTGTAATGCGCTTTGTATTTGAGCCATCAAGGTCAGATATATAAAGCTCTGCGCCCTGTGGATAAATTTTTGCATCAGACCAGTCACCCTTTGGCATATCAAGATTATCCTTTGTAGAAGTCCAAACAATTTTTTTGTTGTCAGGGAAATAAAAATTGCAGGCATCTTCACCCTTATCATTGATGCGGTGAATATTTGTTCCATCAATGTTTGCTGTATAAGCATGGTAGGCGTTGGTTTCGATTCCAGGGTCGCTTGGCATCTGTGCCTGGCAAATAAGGCTCTTACCATCAGGAGAAAAATATGACTCTGCAGCCTTTGGAAGGTTTGGAATGTGGGTAACAGGAAGTTCCTGTGGTGTAGCTATTTGTATATCTTCCTTTGGAGCTGCTGGCTGTGATGTTTCAGCATTAACCAGACTGGTCAGAAAAAAGGTTGTTAACAGAACGGGAATTGAGAGGATAAGAAGCAGTGAAAAAACAGACACAAGTTTTTTATCCATAGTTCCTCCTATTGGAAAGTTTGGGATGTTAAGGGTTTTAAAATTAGCAATCAATATATCCAGACAGAATTTAAAGTCAATTTCATTTACAAAAAATTAACAATTGGTTAATTGAAATAATAAGAAAAATTGCTGTTGAATTTATTCTGCTATACTGGTAACCCTTTAAAAAAGTTAAACTTTCCTGAGAAGTAACCATTAATTGTAAGGAGAAGCAATGGCAAAAATCATTCAGCAGAAACTTCCGCCATCAATGGAAGCATCATTCAAAAAGGCAGGCATCAGAATAAAAAATTTTAAATCAGCAACAGAGTTTGAAAAATTGCTTAAAAATTTTCTTGCAAGGAACAATATCCTGCACCTTAGCACCTGTAAAAACAATATCCCAAGAACAACCCCTCTTGAGTACCGCCTTGATGGTTTTACTTTTTTTATTCTCTCTGAAGGCGGAAGCAAGTTTGATAACCTCAAGATAAACAAGAATGTCTCTTTTTCAATTGCAGAACCGTATCACCCTAATGAGGATTTTTTTGGCGCTAAAGGGCTTCAGGCATGGGGAAAGGCAAAGGTCTACAGCAGGAAAGAAAACCCAAATGAGTTTAAAAAGGCTATGCAGAGGATGAAGGTATATTCTGTTTTGAAAAAGCTTGGAATAAAAGAGCTTCCGAAAGAATTCAATTACAGGATTATTGAGATAACTCCTGACAGGATGAGGCTTGGGAGCATGAGAGAGGGAGTTTTCAAGGTAATTTGGGAGAGGAAGTAAAATGGAAAAACTTTGTGGCTGGACAGGAAAGATATTAAGAATTGATTTAAATTCAGATGAGAAGCAGATTGTTGATACAAGCGAAATTGCAGAAAAATTCATTGGCGGAAGGGGATTTACTGCAAAGTTTTACTGGGACGAGGTAAGCCCGGAAACTGACTCATTAAGTCCCGAAAGTCCTCTTTTAATCATGACTGGCCCGCTTGCAGGAACCCCTGCTATTGCAGGGTCAAGGTGGTTTATCAGCGGCAAGTCTCCACTTCTTTATCCTGAACAGTACGGGCTTGGAAGCATAGGAGGAGGCTTTGGAGTCGGGCTTAAATCTGCAGGTTTTGACGGGATTATAATATCAGGAAAGAGTCCCAAACCATCCTACCTTTGCATAAATGACAGCAATGTGGAGATAAAAGATGCAAGGGGATTATGGGGGTTTGAGACCTATGATACTCTGGAAAAGATTCGTTCTGAAAATGGCAGCAGGGTTCAGACAGTTTGCATTGGACCTGCAGGCGAGAACAGGGTAAGGCTTGCAATTGCAATGAGCGATAACGGAGCCTGCGGCGGAAGCGGGTTTGGCGCTGTGATGGGTTCTAAAAATTTAAAGGCAATCGTAGTAAAAGGCACAGGCAGGGTTCCAGTTGCCAACCCTGAGGGATTGAAAAAAATCAACAGCGAGATTTTCTCCCTTACGAAAGGGAAAGTCCTGATGGACCCGTCAATTGAAGGGATAGAACTGATTAAAAGGTCTCCCTGTCACGGATGTCCCGGGGGATGTCCAAGAGGATTATATAAACATAGTTCAGGAAAAGAAGAGTTCTTGAAAAATTGCCAGTCTGTTTATTTCTATAACTCACTTGATAAAAAATACCACAAAGGAGAGTCATCAGAAAACCCGTTCCTTGCCACATCTCTTTGCAACAGGTATGGCATCTGCACGCAGGAGATGGGAAATGTATTGCGCTGGTTCAATAAATGTATTGAGAAGAATTTATTTACTGAGGATGAAACCGGATTGCCTCTTTCTAAAATTGGAAGTCTTGAATTTATAGAGAAAATACTTCAAAAAATAACTTTGCGGCAGGGATTTGGTGATGTTTTAGCGCAGGGTACAATTCGGGCAGCAAAGATTGCCGGAAAGGGTTCAGAAAAAATTCTGGAAGGGACTGTTAACAGGAGCGGTTTTAATTCCCACGCTTACAATCCAAGGTACTTTATTACCAATGCTGTGTTTTATGCAACTGAGTCAACAAGCACAATGAACCAGTTGCACGAAGTCTGCTTCCCTTTAATGAAATGGGCAATGTGGTATGCAACTGATGGTGCAATGTCTCCAATAAGCACTGAAGTGATGCAAAAAATTGCTAAAAAATTCTGGAAGAATGAAAGTGCTGTGGATTTTTCAAGCTATGAAGGAAAGGGCGAGGTGGCATTTATTATCCAAAACCGCGAATATGCAAAGGAGAATCTTGTAGCCTGCGATTTCTTTTATCCAATTCTTACTCCTGACGGCAAGGAAGACCATGTCGGGGACCCGACAATAGAAAGCCGCATTTTAAATGCAGTAACCGGTATGGATATTGATGAAAAAGGTTATTACCTTACAGGGGAGCGGATTTTTAATCTCCAGCGCGCAATACAGACAAAAGAGGGAAGGGTTGGGAGAAGGGATGATATTATTGATGAATTCAATTTTACTGAGGGGATAGAAACAGAAGAAGGGTTCTTTGGTATGTTTAACCCGGAGTTCATGCTTCCGGGTCCAAAGGGAGAACTAATATCAAGAAAAGGAAAGGTTGTTGAAAGGGATAAGTTTGAGAAGATGATGGATGAATATTACAGCATCAGGGGTTGGGATGTGAAAACAGGGTTGCAGAAAAAAGAGAAGTTAGAAAAACTTTCTCTCTCAGATATTATTTCTGAATAAAGGGGACAGCAGACTGTCCCCTTTTATTTGGAAGCTCCCCGGGCCGGACTCGAACCAGCGACAGGGTGGTTACAAGTAATCCCAGTGTTTCCAAAGGGCTTGGACTATCTCATCACCCACTCTGATATACAGCAAAGTTAGGGTGTCGGGCGCTTTTTAGAGGCTTATTGGTTGGGATCCTCACCTCTTAGTCTCTGCACGTTCTCGCTTACTTTTATCCCTTCAACGAGATTCGCTCAGGATTACCATATCCTATGATATTATAGGATGTTAGGCTTCCCTGAATTCACCCGATTTTTCAACCACGGTTTCCCGTGGAAGCTGCAATTTTTAAATGAACCTCTCTATGACAATTGGCACAAAGTACTATGCATTTATCAAGTTCTTTTTTGATTTTTGACCAACTTCTTGTGTAACCATTATTTGAAATACCAAAATCCTTTCCATCTGAATCTAAGTGATGAAATTCAAGGGCTTCGATGCATTTACTATATCCACATCTACTGCATCTTGTTCCCTTGTATTCGAGAGCCATTTCTCTGAGCTTTTTACGACGCTTTTTAACGGCTCTGATCAAGTAGTCCCGACGATCTGCATAGTTTCTCTTGTCTTTTTTGGGGCTCATTTCCTGTTCACAGCCACCTGCTCTACCGACTGAGCTACCGGGGAATAAAACAGTTATTAACTAACAGTTTTATCTATTAGCTAAAACCATTTTAAAACTTTCTGAAGTTATACTTCTAAAAACTAAGTTGTCAAGACAAATTCGTTTTCTTGTTAGACTCAAACAAATTTCAAAGCTCAAATAAAATCCAAGAGCCGAATCTTTAAATAAATCCTTTTGAAATCCATTTGGAACTTGGGTTTTGCTATTTGGAATTTTATTACTTGTATCCTGGAATGTTTGCGGCTTCAAGGGCTAAGAGCCTCTGCCAGTCTGCATTAATCTGCTCCTGCATTTCATCTAACACGTGCTGGTTTTCAGGTTTTTCAAGGTGGGAGAATCTTCCCTGTTCCTTAACCCATTCCCTGATTGGAACTATTTCTTTTGGCTTGATGTTTATCTTAAGCTTTCCGTCTTCAATCTCATAGAGAGGCCAATAGCAGGTCTGGACAGCAAGTCTGCAGAGTTCAATTGATTTTTCCATTTTGTTTCTCCAGCCGCGGTTGCAGTTTGCAAGGACATTTATAAAAGAAGGGCCGTCTTTTGAAAGTGCTTTTTTAACCTTTGTTACAAGGTCATTCCAGTGGCTTGGAGAGCCTTGGGCAACATAGGGGATTTTATGTGCTGCAGCAATCTGTGTTAAATCCTTTCTTGGCTGTTTTTTCCCGAAACTCACTTTACCGGAAGGATTTGTAGTTGTATGCGCACCATAAGGCGTCGCGCTTGAACGCTGGATGCCGGTGTTCATGTATGCGCCGTTATCATAGCAGATGTAGAGGAAGCGGTGCCTTCTCTCAAGCGCTCCAGAAAGTGACTGAAGCCCGATATCATATGTTCCGCCATCACCGCCTATGGCAATAAAATCGATTCTGCTGTCTGCCGGAATTTTTCCCTGCTTTTTCAGTGAATTATACATTGCTTCAACACCTGATATTGTTGCAGCAGAGTTTTCAAATGCGCTGTGAATCCAGTTCACTTTCCATGCAGTGTAAGGGAATATTGTGGTGGCTACTTCAAGGCATCCTGTTGCGCAGGAGACAACCACAGGGTTTTCAGTTGCAAGAAGAACCTGCCTGATGGCAACTGACACACCGCATCCTGCACACAACCTGTGAC
Coding sequences:
- a CDS encoding pyruvate ferredoxin oxidoreductase (catalyzes the formation of acetyl-CoA from pyruvate and coenzyme A) — translated: MATLKELSKKDDLLASGHRLCAGCGVSVAIRQVLLATENPVVVSCATGCLEVATTIFPYTAWKVNWIHSAFENSAATISGVEAMYNSLKKQGKIPADSRIDFIAIGGDGGTYDIGLQSLSGALERRHRFLYICYDNGAYMNTGIQRSSATPYGAHTTTNPSGKVSFGKKQPRKDLTQIAAAHKIPYVAQGSPSHWNDLVTKVKKALSKDGPSFINVLANCNRGWRNKMEKSIELCRLAVQTCYWPLYEIEDGKLKINIKPKEIVPIREWVKEQGRFSHLEKPENQHVLDEMQEQINADWQRLLALEAANIPGYK